The genomic stretch CCGTCACGATCAGCGATCGCAAGGTCACCGCAAAGGGGCCGAAGGGCGAGCAGGCGCTGACGCTCATGGATATCGTGAACGCCAAGCAGACCGATGACGGTATCGTCATCGAGCCCGCCAACGACAGCAAGGAAGCTCGTGCTGCCTGGGGGACCACCCGCGCGCTGATCAACAACATGGTGATCGGCGTCAGCGCCGGCTTCGAGAAGAAGCTGCAGATCCAGGGTGTGGGTTACCGCGCCGCCATGCAGGGCAAGGACCTGAAGCTCAGCCTCGGGTTCAGCCACGAGGTGGTGTTCGAGACTCCCAAGGGGATCACCATCGCCGCGCCGACTCAGACCGAAGTGGTCGTG from Devosia sp. A16 encodes the following:
- the rplF gene encoding 50S ribosomal protein L6, whose amino-acid sequence is MSRTGKKPIAPVSGVTVTISDRKVTAKGPKGEQALTLMDIVNAKQTDDGIVIEPANDSKEARAAWGTTRALINNMVIGVSAGFEKKLQIQGVGYRAAMQGKDLKLSLGFSHEVVFETPKGITIAAPTQTEVVVTGSDKQQVGQVAADIRGWRPPEPYKGKGVRYVGEYIARKEGKKK